A single Cottoperca gobio chromosome 5, fCotGob3.1, whole genome shotgun sequence DNA region contains:
- the LOC115008859 gene encoding cell death activator CIDE-3-like produces the protein MDYAMKFLSLLTPSSLSNSVTASVSAGASMTQQLLSGRAPRPKPFRVTNADRSVKKGIMADMLEDLMNKVSDSLCVPCVGALVLDEDGTGVDTEEFFQTLPENAVLMVLEKGHKWTPHPNCPSRDQLRERRPQHRTDVAKLTLDLYKNNPKDFIGCLNVKATLYGVYSVSYDLRCHAAKNMMKEALRWTIFSMQATGHILLGSSCYIEQLLDEEEERADKSLALPQESRIRTLQGMLLGKISH, from the exons ATGGATTATGCTATGAAGTTCCTCAGCCTTCTGACTCCGTCTTCCCTCTCAAA TTCTGTGACAGCCAGCGTCTCAGCCGGTGCTTCCATGACCCAGCAGCTCCTGTCGGGTCGAGCTCCTCGGCCAAAGCCCTTCAGAGTCACAAATGCTGACCGCAGTGTGAAGAAGGGCATCATGGCGGACATGCTAGAAGACCTGATGAACAAG GTCAGTGACTCGTTGTGTGTACCGTGTGTCGGCGCCCTGGTGCTGGATGAAGATGGCACAGGGGTGGACACAGAGGAGTTCTTCCAGACACTGCCTGAAAACGCTGTCCTCATGGTCCTGGAGAAGGGCCACAAGTGGACCCCACATCCG AACTGCCCCTCCAGAGATCAGCTCCGTGAGCGCAGGCCACAGCACCGGACAGATGTGGCCAAGCTGACTCTTGACCTCTACAAAAACAACCCCAAGGATTTCATCGGCTGCCTGAACGTGAAAGCAACCCTGTACGGTGTTTATTCGGTGTCGTATGACCTGCGCTGTCACGCTGCTAAAAATATGATGAA GGAGGCTCTGCGATGGACCATCTTCTCTATGCAGGCCACAGGCCACATCCTTCTGGGCTCCTCCTGCTACATCGAGCAGCTGctagatgaggaagaggagagagcagacaaGAGCCTGGCGCTGCCACAGGAAAGCAGGATCAGGACGCTGCAGGGCATGCTGCTGGGAAAGATAAGCCACTGA
- the LOC115008860 gene encoding urocortin-3-like, which translates to MRSVRVCFCLALLLPWCVQSQRSSSALAKLDEDTQRDVLAVDILNRSGVLNSLLRSEHHTVLRRERAPRPASQVPKRAQQGSRFALSLDVPTSILSVLIDLAKNQDMRTKAAANAELMARIGKRK; encoded by the coding sequence ATgagaagtgtgcgtgtgtgtttctgcctggctctgctgctgcccTGGTGTGTCCAGAGCCAGAGGAGCAGTTCTGCTCTTGCCAAACTTGatgaagacacacagagggatGTGCTGGCTGTCGACATCCTAAACCGCAGCGGTGTGTTGAACTCATTGCTCCGATCAGAGCATCACACTGTGCTCCGGCGAGAACGAGCCCCCCGCCCAGCCTCCCAGGTGCCAAAGAGAGCCCAGCAGGGGTCCCGCTTCGCCCTGTCCCTTGATGTTCCCACCAGCATCCTCAGCGTCCTCATAGACCTGGCCAAGAACCAGGACATGAGAACCAAGGCAGCAGCCAATGCAGAACTGATGGCACGAATAGGCAAAAGGAAATAA